In the genome of Deinococcus yavapaiensis KR-236, one region contains:
- the sufB gene encoding Fe-S cluster assembly protein SufB produces the protein MTNPEIAEINAQYEYGWADPERYAVKAPKGLSRGVVEMISKAKDEPQWMLDFRLKALDIFYSKPMPEWGADLSGLDLDEIYYYIKPEGFNARSWDDVPEDVKQTFERLGIPEAERAALAGVGAQYESEMVYHNLKEEWEKLGVVFLSIEDGLRQYPDLFREYFATVVPPEDNKFAAINSAVWSGGSFVYVPKGVKVDIPLQTYFRINAESAGQFERTLIIVDEGAQAHYIEGCTAPSYSRDSFHSGVIEIIVKEGARFRYSTIQNWSHNVYNLVTQRAAVYKNGVMEWVDGNLGSKVTMKYPACYLLEEGARGEVLSIAMAGRGQHQDAGAKIVHFAPHTSGTIVSKSISKDSGRSSYRGLVKIYEGAYGSKTNVECDALLLDEEARTDTYPYIEIEEKNASVGHEATVSKINDEQILYLQSRGLSEDEAAGLIVRGFIEPIAKELPLEYAVELNRLIELEMEGSVG, from the coding sequence ATGACGAATCCTGAAATCGCCGAAATCAACGCGCAATACGAGTACGGCTGGGCCGATCCCGAACGCTACGCCGTCAAGGCTCCCAAGGGCTTGTCGCGCGGAGTCGTCGAAATGATCTCCAAGGCGAAGGACGAGCCGCAGTGGATGCTCGACTTCCGCCTCAAGGCCCTCGACATCTTCTACTCCAAGCCCATGCCCGAGTGGGGCGCCGACTTGAGCGGCCTCGACCTCGACGAAATCTACTACTACATCAAGCCCGAAGGCTTCAACGCCCGCTCGTGGGACGACGTGCCCGAAGACGTCAAGCAGACCTTCGAGCGCCTTGGCATTCCCGAAGCCGAACGCGCCGCCCTCGCCGGCGTCGGCGCACAGTACGAATCCGAGATGGTCTACCACAACCTCAAGGAGGAGTGGGAGAAGCTCGGCGTCGTGTTCCTCTCGATCGAGGACGGTCTGCGTCAGTACCCCGACCTCTTCCGCGAGTACTTCGCGACGGTCGTGCCGCCCGAGGACAACAAGTTCGCGGCGATCAACTCCGCCGTTTGGTCCGGCGGGTCGTTCGTGTACGTTCCGAAGGGCGTGAAGGTCGACATTCCCCTGCAGACGTACTTCCGCATCAACGCGGAAAGCGCGGGTCAATTCGAGCGCACCCTCATCATCGTCGACGAGGGCGCCCAAGCGCACTACATCGAAGGCTGCACCGCGCCCAGCTACTCGCGTGACTCCTTCCACTCGGGCGTCATCGAGATCATCGTGAAGGAAGGCGCGCGCTTCCGCTACTCCACCATCCAGAACTGGAGCCACAACGTCTACAACCTTGTGACCCAGCGCGCCGCGGTGTACAAGAACGGCGTCATGGAGTGGGTGGACGGCAACCTCGGCTCCAAGGTCACGATGAAGTACCCCGCGTGCTACCTGCTGGAGGAAGGCGCGCGCGGCGAAGTCCTCTCGATCGCCATGGCGGGCCGCGGCCAGCACCAAGACGCGGGCGCCAAGATCGTGCACTTCGCGCCGCACACTTCCGGCACCATCGTTTCCAAGAGCATCTCCAAGGACAGCGGACGCTCCTCGTACCGCGGCCTCGTGAAGATCTACGAAGGAGCGTACGGCTCCAAGACGAACGTCGAATGCGACGCGCTCCTCCTCGACGAGGAAGCTCGCACGGACACGTACCCGTACATCGAGATCGAGGAGAAGAACGCCTCGGTCGGCCACGAAGCGACCGTCAGCAAGATCAACGACGAGCAGATCCTCTACCTGCAATCGCGCGGCCTCTCCGAGGACGAGGCGGCGGGCCTCATCGTGCGTGGCTTCATCGAGCCTATCGCAAAGGAACTGCCGCTGGAGTACGCGGTCGAGCTCAACCGCCTCATCGAACTCGAAATGGAAGGTTCCGTCGGTTGA
- a CDS encoding AIM24 family protein → MEQRTLLESKRGAGLSFEVHEYKTLTGSSMLGAEALYYARQAGVTLKQLAIRLEGGKALLQPGALQYMHGGVEMKVTGGGGGVGGFLSRAVSSAATGESAYKPEYAGRGVVWCEPTFKHLLISDLQGDDLLIDDGVFAACESSIKVGRHVNKNVGAAVLGGEGLVQSKLSGAGLFVLESPVPMSEVDVLRLSNDTLTVDGDLVMAYSASLDFRIEKSTKGILSSARSGEGLVHVFRGSGEVWVTPTLGLHRAFEPVVVGATK, encoded by the coding sequence ATGGAACAGCGAACGCTCCTCGAGAGCAAGCGCGGCGCGGGCCTCTCGTTCGAGGTGCACGAGTACAAGACTCTCACGGGATCGAGCATGCTCGGTGCGGAGGCTTTGTACTACGCGCGGCAAGCGGGCGTGACGTTGAAGCAACTCGCGATTCGTCTCGAGGGCGGCAAGGCCCTCTTGCAACCCGGCGCCCTGCAATACATGCACGGCGGCGTCGAGATGAAAGTCACCGGCGGAGGCGGAGGCGTCGGTGGGTTCCTGTCGCGCGCCGTCTCGAGCGCCGCGACGGGCGAAAGCGCCTACAAGCCCGAGTACGCGGGGCGCGGCGTCGTATGGTGCGAGCCGACCTTCAAGCACCTCTTGATCTCGGATCTGCAGGGTGACGACTTGCTGATCGACGACGGCGTCTTCGCCGCGTGCGAAAGCTCGATCAAGGTCGGGCGGCACGTCAACAAGAACGTCGGCGCGGCCGTGCTCGGCGGTGAAGGCCTCGTCCAGAGCAAGTTGTCGGGCGCGGGCCTGTTCGTGCTGGAAAGCCCGGTGCCGATGAGCGAGGTGGATGTCCTGCGCCTTTCGAACGACACCCTCACCGTGGACGGCGACCTCGTGATGGCGTACTCGGCCAGCCTCGACTTCCGCATCGAGAAAAGCACGAAAGGAATCTTGTCGAGCGCGCGCAGCGGGGAAGGCCTCGTTCACGTCTTCCGCGGAAGCGGTGAGGTGTGGGTCACGCCGACCCTGGGCTTGCACCGCGCCTTCGAGCCCGTGGTCGTGGGCGCGACGAAGTAA
- the sufD gene encoding Fe-S cluster assembly protein SufD, with amino-acid sequence MTQTMNRAFSPEAVQELGGPAWLAEKRASALELFHTLALPTEAVEAWKYTDVSDIDFDALKPASRKETVTSEEQLPAGVRARLGSTDVAGYLVFDGPDVIFKNVPADLSQQGVVFTDLRSALDSHAELVQQYLYSVVPAEVPDDTTIAAPGTTPSKSPDASEGKFSALNAALWTNGAFVYVPRNVEVELPLGSFRVLDESGTFTATRTLIVADVNSKVTFIDEQDSEDLESAFAFGAVELIVKDGAQLRYVSVQNWGRGVTHIQRQRGDVARDAVLNSLVVTMGGSLSRTEMQSHLRGQGASSEMLGLNFASKDQHFDHYTLQHHAAPHAHSDLLYKSVLADTARGVFSGMIKVDLGAQKTDAYQKHRTLLLSSEARNDSIPQLEINANDVRCSHGSTTGPVDAEQLNYLRSRGIPKSLAEKILVTAFLEDVLSRVPLQSVVKYIEAVIAEKVGAV; translated from the coding sequence ATGACTCAAACGATGAACCGGGCGTTCTCGCCCGAGGCGGTGCAGGAACTCGGCGGTCCCGCCTGGCTGGCCGAGAAACGCGCGTCGGCGCTCGAATTGTTCCACACCCTCGCGCTTCCCACCGAGGCGGTCGAAGCGTGGAAGTACACCGACGTCTCCGACATCGACTTCGACGCGCTCAAGCCTGCCAGCCGCAAGGAGACCGTCACGAGCGAGGAGCAGCTTCCGGCGGGCGTGCGAGCGCGTCTCGGCTCGACAGATGTCGCCGGGTACCTCGTGTTCGACGGGCCGGACGTGATCTTCAAGAACGTTCCCGCCGACCTCTCGCAGCAAGGCGTGGTCTTCACGGACCTTCGCTCCGCGCTCGACAGCCACGCCGAGCTCGTGCAGCAATACCTGTACAGCGTCGTGCCCGCCGAGGTGCCTGACGACACGACGATCGCCGCGCCCGGCACGACGCCCAGCAAGAGCCCCGACGCCAGCGAAGGCAAGTTCAGCGCCCTCAACGCCGCCCTGTGGACGAACGGCGCCTTCGTCTACGTGCCGCGCAACGTCGAGGTGGAACTGCCGCTCGGTTCCTTCCGCGTCCTCGACGAGTCGGGAACCTTCACCGCGACGCGCACCCTGATCGTTGCGGACGTCAACAGCAAGGTGACGTTCATCGACGAGCAGGACAGCGAGGACCTCGAAAGCGCGTTCGCGTTCGGCGCCGTCGAGCTGATCGTGAAGGATGGCGCGCAACTGCGATACGTGTCCGTGCAGAACTGGGGTCGAGGCGTGACGCACATTCAGCGGCAGCGAGGCGATGTCGCGCGTGACGCGGTCTTGAACTCGCTCGTCGTCACGATGGGCGGATCGCTGTCGCGCACCGAGATGCAGTCGCACCTGCGCGGTCAAGGCGCGAGCTCGGAGATGCTGGGCTTGAACTTCGCGTCGAAAGACCAGCACTTCGACCACTACACCTTGCAGCACCACGCCGCGCCGCACGCGCACAGCGACCTCTTGTACAAGAGCGTGCTCGCCGACACGGCACGCGGCGTGTTCTCGGGCATGATCAAGGTGGATCTCGGCGCGCAGAAGACGGACGCGTACCAAAAGCACCGCACCTTGCTGCTGTCGAGCGAAGCGCGCAACGACTCCATTCCCCAGCTGGAGATCAACGCGAACGACGTTCGTTGCTCGCACGGCTCCACCACGGGACCCGTCGACGCCGAGCAACTGAACTACCTGCGCTCGCGCGGCATCCCGAAGAGCCTCGCCGAGAAGATTCTCGTGACGGCCTTCCTGGAAGACGTCCTTTCCCGCGTGCCGCTTCAAAGCGTCGTGAAGTACATCGAGGCCGTCATCGCCGAGAAGGTCGGCGCGGTCTGA